The genomic interval aggccagccCAGGGCAGCAAGCGCTCCTCATCTCTGTGGAGCTGAAAAGGACGCGGCCCTTTTTGTGCCACCGAGCAGAGGGGTTCCCTCCGGGGCATCTCTGCTCCTGGCTCAGAACCAGACCGTGCTGCCCCCAGACCCTCTTCCCACAGGCTCTTTGGCTCCCCACCTGCTTGGGAGGGCGGACGCTCTGTTTCAGGGGTCCTGGGGCCTGCTTGAGCTTCTGCCTTCTCACTTTTAACCCGGGTGGTCTGCAGGGCACAGAAAGTCAGGAACGTTGTGGGCTGAAGCCAGTTCACGTCAGAACCCACAGCCCCATCCCGGACACCCCTCGTGAGCCATCCTGCTTggcgaccgggggggggggggcacacggGAGACACTGGGCCAGAAAGACAAGGACCGCCCTAGCCCACCTCCAGGACGGTCTCCACCATTGTTTGCAGAGCCCCCAACAGGCAGTCTTCCAGCTCCCCGCTGGAGGGAAAGACTACGAGCTGATTGTCCGCACTGAACACCAGCTGCACCCGGAGGACGGCTTTCTGGGTGGAGCCATCGGCCTGCAAGGGAAGAGGTCAAAAGGCAGGTGAGAACACAGATGCTCTTTGGTCCTGGAAGCCGAAGAATGGGGCTTCCCGGGAGGTTTtactccatctctctccccccccacacacacacatatggggGTCTCGTCCCCAATTCCTCTGCCCTCCGTGTTCCCTGAGGCAGACCTGCATGGTAAAATTGACAAAGCTGGAGGCTTCCTGGTGCATCACGGAGATGAGGGTCTGGCAAATGAGGAAGTTCACCAGCATGGCCAGGGTCCCCAGCATCTGCAACCAGGACTCGGCCTCTCGCAAGCGGCACTGCAGCCTCTCGAACTCCAGGCGCTGCTGGTACGGGGACTCCTTGGTGATGTACAACCGGTAGCCCTGCACTTCCGTCTGCAGCCCATGGACCATCTTGTAGGTGTCATCCCGCACCTGCCAGCATTGCACACAAAACAGCGGGACCCACTGACAACGGGTCCCTTTCCGGGCCCTTCCAGGGGCCCTTCCTCTCCTCAGATCCGGTCTGTGTTGCAGACCGAGCCTGTCGAGGCCAAGATGTAAGCCCACTTTTGCACACCATTCAAGAGAGACAATTAAAAAGCCAGGAAGGGGACCAAaagaacaccctccccccccccccccgctctccaaCAGCCCACCctggaagaagcagcagcagggtTAAACACACCAGGCGGTTAAACACTCAAGCAGAAAACACTTTTCATCAAGGCACCACCAGGAGAAGCCCATCGGCCCTCCAAGGCTGGCTGGGCAAAGGGTGGTCTACAAACAGGGAGCCCACCCCACACTCACTACTACGGTGATCAGGTGGCTCAGTTGGGCAAACAACAAgcacagagagcagcaaggagATCATCGGCAACAGTTAAAGGCCGGAGCCTGCCTGCTATCATGAATCAGGCACTGAAAGGCCACTTCCTTCCGAGGCTTCTCTCGGCTTCAGAGAACCcagcaggcagaagaagaaccaCCGGGTGGGACAGGGCACCACAGAGCACTGCTCCACAGTGGACCTCTACAGAAATGAACCTGCCAAGGCTACCCGATGCAAGACAGGCGCTCGGGAGGAATCCACTGGCTAAAACCTCTCTCTGGTAGAAGCTGCTGGCTGCACTGGACCAACGGACAGAGTTTggtgaatagagaagagaaagggcCGGGTGGGACGGGGCTTAAGAAGAAGTCagtaaaaaattagttgattttggtgattaataagtaggaatttagtaactcttagattgttttagattgttattaaatgtttattcgttaacaaataattaactataataacaataatgaaatgataatggatacagcttaatgatatatacatgtactggcaatCTAGGAAAagaaacttggatataaattgcaaattgtgacttgggaaaaagacctataaattttattaacagatttttatttagatcttgttataaaggtgtaaggtttttttttgggggggggggtgtctgatgataggagatgggacataaatagtaaatgatttttagccaattataataacaacagggAAATGTCAATGCACATTATTTAACAacatatacatgctatggtattggcaaaagtaacttagatataaattctaaacagtgagttggggaggaaaaaggggggaaggtttagaaactctattaattgacttttacttaaaagatgctataaaggtgtaatgttattggagggttttttgaaatagctaatgaattccattatgtggttgtgtctttaagtctgaatgatttgaggtaaaagcatgttaaaataatTGTagccaaatgagaattgtggtacattgatagtaagatataaaaagatttttgacttaaagtgtataatctaatatgaactataagtaatgactgtggaagaaatgcacgaaagttatctgtagccaatcgacacgctttctacaagatgtaatgaaggaggattctctttttgtgtgtttttgttcaattaaaataaaaagacttTTCAATCGAGGGAGCTGCGTAAGGGCTTCTGTGTGTGCTGCTTTGTTATTTAGGGTGAACTGCTTTTTCATTCTTCGTTTCTTGGACCCGTATAGAGTGTGTGATCGTTACAAACCTACTaaagtaattaaattaaattgcctCACTGAAATACTCTTCTCACATCAGCTCACAACCACTGACCAGGCTGCGTCGCCAATGTGAAATGTAGCAAGAGTTAAAATGAGATGGGTTTTCTTGGTTCTTGCAATGTAATCCAAAACTTTCcttgagagaaagaggcagaaggggtgggggggtgggggttgcaACGCAGAGCCTTATCTCGCCACTCCCCTGAAaacaccccctcctcccccttgcAAGAGCCCCCGTCCCACTCAGGCTGAGGCTCACCAGCTCCAAGATGGAGGTGCAGAGGGCGAGGAACCTGTGAAGGAACCCGTCTGCGTTGCTGTTCATCTGGGCCAGAGACCGCTTGAGTTCAATGAAGTTGTAACACCTGCTGGCGCCAGTTGGCAGCCAGTGGACGGATTGCAACTCCTGCAGGAGTCTAAGCAGGAAAGAGAGAAATCTCTGCAGAGGCCGCAAAACAGTGGAGGAACTCCTGTGGCCCCGGGGTCTCCTCACTGCCTTCTCCACAGAGGTCCTGACCGGTTCTGGAAAACCGATAGCAGAGATTTGGaggagttcggagaaccggtaaatgccacctctgggtggcctccaccccccccccccctctagtctctgcctccccagtcccgGCTGATCTGGAGGTTAATGGGGGttttgaagtaaccttccccagccacgcccaccaagccacgcccacagaaccggtagtaaaagaaattggaTCCCACCGCTGCCTCTTGGCATCCCAACCTGGATATGTGGAGAAGTGCTgctccaaaatggggcacagcttGAAGCAACTGGAGGTTCAGCTTCTCCCGGAGTTTCAAGTATTGCAAATATTTGACGTTAAAGCaccacctggggggggggggggtgggggggagaaccaGCTGAGAAAGGCTGAGTTACCTTCTTCCTCCCAGCAACCCTCCCCAGAGCAGGGAGGAGAGGCACCCCCTAATCCCCCATCTCCACACCCCCCCAGGGCTCCTACCGAGTGAAGGCTTTGCGGACCAAGAAGAGGCGGAAGAAGGGGATGTGCTGCATCAGCTGCCACAGCCGGGCCTCCCGATGCCAGTCGCCCAAGGAAAGCGCCACGGAGCCCTCCTCGGGATGCACGCACAGCACCCCGAAGGGCGAGAAGACGTAGTGCTGGGGCTTGATCAGGTACCCCGGGACGGTCACTAGGTCGTAAGGCCTACAGCCAGGGCGGGAGGAAGGCCACGGAGGAAAGCCCTTCGCAACGCCCGTCTCCTCGGACAGGCTGGGCAGCCCCGGCCCCGCCAGGAGCCTCCGCTCCGCTCAGAGGCTGCAGCCCGCCGCCCCACGCCAGCCGGTGACGCCCGTGCCCAGCATCTGCGCGGGGAAGGCCAGCTGGCAGCCGCGTAGGTAGGGAGGCAAAGCCCGGCGAGCGGGGGCTCTAAAGGGGGCGAGGCTCGGGCGCCACGCGGTACCTGAAATGCCGGTTCGGGGCAGCGTTCAGGTAGAAGAAGCGGATCTCCCCCGCGTGGTATCTCCCGGAGAGGACTTCGGCCACTTGGAGCCCGCTCATCGGGGCCTGCCTGTCCGCCGGGGGCGCCGCGGCCGGGAGCCCGGGGGCCGGTGCGGGGCTGGCCACCTCGGCAGACTCCGGAGACGGGCTGCGGCAGGGGCGGGAGCGGGGGGTCAGTGGCCGAGGCGGCCTCCCTGCCGGCCTCGCTCCGAGCCCCCCGCTCTCCCACCGGCGGGGCTCACCGGGCAGCGCAGGCGAAGTCCACGGGCAGGGCGGCGGCCAGGGCCAGGGGCAGCATGCCCAGCCCACCCGCCCAGGGGGCTTCCAGGCGGGCCACCCGGCCGCCCACCGGCCCCACGCAGCGCTGCAGCTCCGGCAGGGAGACGGGGCGCGGGTGCAGCAGGCCGGCGGCGGGGGCGTCCAGGGCGGCGCGGAAGGGGCAGGGCAGCCCGGCGAAGGCCGGCTCCGGGGCGGCGGGCAGGCGGCGGGCCTCGGCGGCCAGGGCCAGGGGCCAGGGGGCCTCGGGGTCGTCTCGCAGCGCCGCGCGCCTGCTGGGGAAGGCCCCCCGCAGCGCCCCCCGCAGGTCCAGGTCGGCCAGCAGCGCCCGGCCCCCGCAGGCCTGGTAGCGCAGGGCGCGCAGGTAGGCGGGCAGCGGGGCGCGCCCGGAGAGCAGCCCGCGGAAGGGCGCGCAGAGCTGCAGCGCTTCCAGCAGCCGCAGCCAGGCGCGCCGCCCGCCGCCCCGCAGCACCTCCCGGCACACGGCCAGCAGCTCGGCAAGCAGCGCCTCCACATCCCGCGGCTCCGCCCGGCCGGCCTCCCGCAACTGCGTGGCCAGGCGCCGCCGGGAGGAGCGTGCCCAGGCCGGGTCCGGTTGCCGCGGGGAGGCTCCCGAGGGCTCCGAGGGCCGCGCTTCGGGGAGCCCCGGGACGGGCGGCTGGGCGCCGGGCGGCTCCATGGCGGCTGGGTCCGCGTTGCTAGGGACGCCCGCGGCGTCGCTAGGGGCGCCAACGGCCCGCCCGGCCGACGCGCCCCCCCCCCACGCGCCGCCAGAGGAGACGCCCCGAGGATGGAGGCCCCCGAAGCCCCGCGGCTTTAAAAAAGACCCCAGCACCCACCAGCACCACCACCTTAgtttccccggggggggggggggtgggctgTTTATACTAGTTGTTTGGGCATTCCTTGCATCCCACCCAGAATCCCTGGGGTGAGATGTGAGAGGTGTATAAAtctgataaatccattttccctGTCAAACATCCAGAGAAATCCGCCTGTATTCACATCTCTAACAGGACATCACAAGCCTTCCAAGCTTCTGTACATTTATCAAAACCCCGACTGGACATTACCCCACCTGGACATTCATTCTAGGGGTTCTTGCTGTGTTTAGCAACCCACCTTCAACTCCATATTCGTGCAACATGTTCCGCAGTACAAGCATGTTCACATTTTCTGTAAACTGGCAAAAGTACAATAAAATTTCTGTCTTGCATGGTTCCTCCATGACCTGTGGAGGAGCAAATATTTGGGCTGTGCATCCCATCCGGCATGTAGCTGTagtgccctcccctccccacaggTAGATCCCCCTCACCATCTATAAAGGTGAACATGTTGCCGTTCCCTCTAAGCCAGGTGCTGATCCCAGGGGATAAATACCACAACTGGTCCAATGTTTCTATACACAAAGCATGAAGTTCTTGCCAAAGGAGATGGGTTACTAGACTCAGAAACTGTATCGGTTTCTCTTTAATACAATCCAAAAAGCAAGACTGCGTAATTGCTGTGGAACTCCAAGTACAATGTGTATCCTGAAAATGAGGTAATTACTGAATTTAACATGTAATAAGAAAATCCAATCAATGGTGTCTTCTTAACCCAGGCCTCGCAATTAGACCAGACTAGAAAAAAGCAGTGGGAAGCCACTTTACCACTGTTGCCCCCACAACTGTATGGTTACCAGAAGCAAGGAAGTTTACCAGCTCAACACATCATCCAGAGGGTTCCCAGATGTTGAACATGGTTACATTAAGGGGTCACCTTTCCTAGATATGTTCAGGCTCCCTGCTGCAAAAGCCTCTACTGGAACAGATCTCCTCTCTGGATCCCCACCCTGCAGCTCTTCTAACAGAAATGCTGTGTGATGGGGCCTTCCATCGCATCCCCCATGCCAAGCGAGGGAGAAGGGTCTGggtcctgctgctgctgccgccagcCTCAAAGCAATGACCTCACGGGCGCCCTGAAAGACCACCAGCCCACAGGCCCTCCCTGTCACATTTGAAGCAAACGTGCCTTGGGGAAACCCAGTGCAGTGCTGTGGCTCAGGCCAGGCCTGCTTAACGCTCACCTAAGCATATCCAATTAAGCTTAGTGCTCTCCTGCGCAATGGAGTAGCAACACAGATCTCTGGGGCAGCCATTTCGAAGAAGCAAGGTCACCGGAGGCAGCCTTTAGGACAACCCACCCCACCTGCCCCAATTCTAGCTGGTCAAGAGTCCTCCTTCCAGCACCCATGGTCCTTGGCCAGGATCCTCCAGGTAGGAGCGGTTGATGATCTGGCCTCCACCTCGGCTTGGGAAAGGGAGAAGCTGCCCCTGGGGAGCAGGGCTGGGGGCAGCCAAGAGCTTTGAAGGCCGGGTTCCAACGGCCTCTGCCTGGACCAGAATGCTTCTCAGTCAACGTTTCTGCTCCCCAGGGTCCCCTTCGGTTGCCCTCCTGCCAccgcttctcctcctccacaGGAGGGAGCCCGGGCGGAAGGAGAGCTGCGCCCGCGGGGCTCCCCGGAGGAAGGCTCTTCGGGGCCTCCGGGTGCCCCTCCCAAGGTGGGCGAGGTGCAGGCGGGTCAGGAGGCGTCGGGCCCCGGGAGGGCGGCGGGAGGCGCGGGGTCGTGTCCGGCGGCCTCGTAGTCGGTGATCCTGCGCTGCACCAGGGAGGGCATCAGCTGCACGTAGGCGGCCATCAGGCGGTGGTTGGAGCGCACCAGCTTCCCGGCGCAGCCGTCCAGGCAGGCCTCCtgcgggggggagagagagagagagagagaggggaggggggctcgCTCATCCCCCACCCCCATCGTGGAcctcacacaccccccccccagcctctccccagccccccccccccggccccggGCTCACCTCCTGGCGGGTGAGGGCGCGGTAGTTGAGGTCGGCCACGCAGCGCTGGAAGCAGAGCTCCGTCATCCGGTTGTAGACCAGCAGGAAGTCCCGCAGCTGCAACGACAGCAAAGCTTCagccgcccgcccggccgcccgccctcccggggagagggggaggggaggcgggggggagggggagggggaggcggctcACGCTGCGCAGCTGCTGCGACTCCGGCGCGGGGTCCTCCATGCAGGCCGGGCGCTCCCCTCCGCTCCCCGTGACGCCACTTCCGCCCCACGACGTCGCTTCCGGTCTGCTTGCGCTGGGGCCGTCGCGCGCCCGACCGACGCCGGAGCCCCCGGGGCCGGCCCGCAGCGGGTGAGCGGTGCCGCCGGCCCCCTCCTCCCCGGGCCGCGGGCGGGCGGTCTGTGGCCTCCTGGGGCGGCCCCGTCCGGCCTTCTTCGTCGCGGCTCTTGGCCGGCCGGAGTTGCGGGCGCCGGGCGGGGCGGCTCCCCTGGCAGCGGCTCTCGCGGGGCGGgcgtcgggggggggggcggcaggaGGCCTCTCCGCCGCGGAAAGCGGGGCCCGATTTGGACCGGACTCCGAAGCCCTCGGCTCCCGCACTTGCCCCGGGCTCAGCCCCCCCGGGAGGAACCGCCGCCGCGTCCTCCGCGGAAGAGACGGGAAGGGGGCCGAGGCCGAGCCCCTCAACCCCGCTCCCCCCGTTGCCCCCCAGGCACCCAGCATGAGCGAAGGACCGATGAGCAAGGCAGCCACCATGGAGATCCCCATCCACGGCAACGGAGACTCCAGGCGCTTGGCCGATGACGACGGCTTGGAGCAGGTGTGGAAGAGGGGAgcgtggggaggaggaggagacggcgAGGGCAGAGGAGCTCCTGGCCCCCTTCGCCCTAGGGAGAGCGGCcttgggtgggagggaggcaggggggagcaggaacccacccaccccctgctcTGAGGTCCCCTCCTGCGGAGCCCTGGGCAGTCCAGAAAGGTGGGTGGGAGTTTGGGGAGGCCCCGGGGAGGGCCAGGAGTCCCAAAGGAAGCCCTCCAGGTCGCTTCTGTTTGGCCTCTGAGGAAAGCAGCCGGCTGAAGGTTTGCCAAGcagaagagggaggggaccctCTGGCTGCCCAGAAGCCGCTCAGGGAAGGGGGCTCAGGCCAGAACTAGGAGCCAGTGGCCCAGGCGGGCACGGAAGCGGGCATTTCGTCTTTCCTGGAGGCTCCCAAACAGAAGGGAGgacatggaataacagagttgggagggacgttggaggtctgaagcaggagacctctcatatcatttcagacaggggGTTGTCCACTGCTGGAgcccccacagcttctgaaggcaaaaccttccactcattaattgctctcactgctGGGAAAGGCAGGGACCCCCACTTATCAGGGAGCGCTTGGGGGGGAGCAGAAGGGGGTCGAACTTGTTCAGGGTGCCGAATCCTCCAAGAGGCGGAGCTCTAATGACAGTCTTGTCCCTTTCAAAGGGACCAGGAGGTCCTTTGCAAAATCCTCCCCTGGTGGACCGAGccctgagcaggggctggactagatgctCTCTTGGGGGCATTCCAGTGCCGGCTGTAGAAGAACACTGCTGTGTGCCCTCCCGCCTGATAGCTTTGGCCCCACGGGCTGCCTGAAGGAAAACGGCCGGTTGAGaggcctgggagggggggggcagtggcTGAGGAAAGGGGGCCCTTCCTAAAGCTTGGCAGTTTTTCAGTGAGTGGCGAGATTCCCGTCATCAACAGGCCAGCAGCCAGAAAGGTGCCACCTTGTGTTGCCTGGGGTGCCTTGCGCCTGGCAGCCCTGTAGGGGAAGCAGCTGGCAGtttggttctccccccccccccccttccttaggACCTGCAGCAAGTGATGGTGTCGGGGCCCAACTTGAACGAGACCAGCATTGTCTCTGGAGGTTACGGGGGAACAGCCGAGGGCATCGTCCCCACCAGTATCATCAAAGGTCAGCATTTGCAGGGACCGATGGGgctgcttggggaggggggcgcCTGCCTGGGCATTGCCTGGTGGTTGGAGAGTGCttggaagccccctcccctgcgTAGGCAGCCATGTCCGTCTCCCCAGAGCTCCAGAGGTGAGAGGGAGGGGGGCGGCTTGGGGAGGGGATCTCACTGTCTCATGGATCCTTTGGTATGCAACCCCCCATCTCGCCTCCTCGTCTCCTTGACCATGTGTCACGCTCATCGCCCGCCCCCTTGTGTCCTCTCGCCCCCTCTGGTGCGGCTCCCCTGCCCTGCCTTCCTCTGCCCTCCATTTCAGGCTCCCTcgttccatctcaccctccccgAGGACCACTCATCTCCCCCAGCCCTTCGGCTGCCAGCCGCATAGCCAGCCAGGCTCCCGTGGCCACAGGTATTGTcctgcgtgggggggggggcagggaggggagggggaaacctGTGAGGAAATGGGGGCTTTGCAGCCCTTCCAGTGGGGGAATGTGTGAGAAGGGGGTCGCCGTCTTTCTGGTGGGCATCCTTTCTTGCCAACTGCAGGCTCCAACTTGCACCAGCCCCACCCCAACCCAGCCATGAccggggaggaggcggcggcggcagctgcTGCCACACGAGGAGTAGCCGTGGAGAAGTTCGACATTGTCAGAAAATGGGGCATCAACACCTACAAAGTGAGTCCCCTTGGGAATGGGGGGAGGCACTGAATGGAGCCCCGGGCATTGCAGGGCTACCACTGGCTTTTCTAGCCCCCCGGGCCCCTTCAAGGGCCCCGTGGACGATCTCGAAGACGAGTCGGCTTGTGACGGCTGGTGGGGAGAGTTTACtctattgtcattgcacctcataacccgaaattaaatgccatcttcggtgtacgttataactataaaaataaagcgCACACACACGTATCATCCATGTTCCATACAAATGAATTGAAAACCTGATGTTGCGTTAATATTGCACTATGCAGTAAAACTCAGTATGGTTTCTGCCCTGGGAGAGCAGCTGTT from Thamnophis elegans isolate rThaEle1 chromosome 6, rThaEle1.pri, whole genome shotgun sequence carries:
- the TIMM10B gene encoding mitochondrial import inner membrane translocase subunit Tim10 B is translated as MEDPAPESQQLRSLRDFLLVYNRMTELCFQRCVADLNYRALTRQEEACLDGCAGKLVRSNHRLMAAYVQLMPSLVQRRITDYEAAGHDPAPPAALPGPDAS